A genomic stretch from Streptomyces sp. QL37 includes:
- a CDS encoding MBL fold metallo-hydrolase, giving the protein MAARIDHLVTSGTFALDGGEWDVDNNVWIVGDDTEAVVIDAAHDATAIEAALGGRTLRAIICTHAHNDHIDAAPALADATGAPVLLHPDDLELWGRTHPHRAPDAELADGQELEVAGTRLTVLHTPGHAPGAVCLYAPELGTVFTGDTLFQGGPGATGRSFSHFPTIIDSIRDRLLTLPPETQVLTGHGDSTTVGAEAPQLEDWINRGH; this is encoded by the coding sequence ATGGCCGCCCGCATCGACCACCTGGTCACCTCCGGCACCTTCGCCCTCGACGGCGGCGAGTGGGACGTCGACAACAACGTCTGGATCGTCGGCGACGACACCGAGGCCGTCGTCATCGACGCCGCGCACGACGCCACGGCGATCGAGGCGGCACTCGGCGGCCGTACGCTGCGCGCGATCATCTGCACCCACGCGCACAACGACCACATCGACGCGGCCCCGGCCCTCGCCGACGCGACCGGGGCGCCGGTCCTGCTGCACCCCGACGACCTCGAGCTGTGGGGGCGGACCCACCCGCACCGCGCCCCCGACGCCGAACTGGCCGACGGTCAGGAGCTGGAGGTGGCCGGAACGCGGCTGACGGTCCTGCACACCCCGGGCCACGCCCCGGGAGCGGTCTGCCTGTACGCCCCGGAGCTCGGCACCGTTTTCACCGGCGACACCCTCTTCCAGGGCGGACCCGGCGCCACGGGACGGTCCTTCTCGCACTTCCCGACGATCATCGACTCGATCAGGGACCGGCTGCTCACCCTGCCCCCGGAGACCCAGGTCCTCACCGGGCACGGGGACTCCACGACCGTCGGCGCGGAAGCCCCGCAGCTGGAGGACTGGATCAACCGCGGCCACTGA
- a CDS encoding pseudouridine synthase produces the protein MRGRAKPPSAPLPQRAGVDPVRVRLPADPAGAWATVGDHLLDRFAGAIGAERVDVMLAEGRFVGADGGAVRADEPYTAGRHLWFHRDFAPEEPVPFPVGVVFRDEHLVIADKPHFLATTPRGRHVTETLVARLRRELDLPELQPAHRLDRLTAGLVLCVVRAGDRGAYQTLFRDRLVHKEYEAVAPYDPDLALPRTVRSRIVKERGVIAAREEPGAPNSESRIGLVEHRGAFGRYRLLPATGRTHQLRVHMNALGLPLVNDPVYPVVEPEPEHADHTRPLQLLAKVLEFTDPVTGEPHRFESGLRLSAWPDR, from the coding sequence ATGAGAGGACGGGCGAAACCTCCCTCCGCCCCGCTCCCCCAGCGCGCGGGCGTCGACCCGGTGCGGGTGCGGCTCCCGGCGGACCCGGCCGGGGCCTGGGCCACCGTCGGGGACCATCTGCTGGACCGGTTCGCCGGGGCGATCGGCGCCGAGCGGGTGGACGTCATGCTGGCTGAGGGCAGGTTCGTCGGGGCGGACGGCGGTGCCGTGCGGGCGGACGAGCCCTACACGGCCGGGCGACACCTCTGGTTCCACCGGGATTTCGCACCGGAGGAGCCGGTGCCGTTCCCCGTCGGCGTCGTGTTCCGGGACGAGCACCTGGTGATCGCGGACAAGCCGCACTTCCTCGCGACGACGCCGCGCGGCCGGCACGTGACCGAGACCCTGGTCGCCCGGCTGCGCCGGGAGCTGGACCTGCCGGAGCTGCAGCCCGCGCACCGGCTGGACCGGCTGACGGCGGGCCTGGTGCTCTGTGTCGTACGGGCCGGGGACCGGGGCGCGTACCAGACGCTGTTCCGGGACCGGCTGGTGCACAAGGAGTACGAGGCGGTGGCACCGTACGATCCGGACCTCGCGCTCCCGCGCACCGTGCGGAGCCGGATCGTGAAGGAGCGCGGAGTCATCGCGGCGCGCGAGGAGCCGGGGGCGCCGAACAGCGAGAGCCGGATCGGACTCGTCGAGCACCGGGGCGCCTTCGGCCGCTACCGGCTCCTGCCCGCGACCGGCCGCACCCATCAGCTGCGGGTACACATGAACGCGCTGGGGCTGCCGTTGGTGAACGATCCGGTCTATCCGGTGGTGGAGCCCGAGCCGGAGCACGCGGACCACACGCGTCCGTTGCAACTGCTCGCGAAGGTCCTGGAGTTCACCGATCCGGTCACGGGTGAGCCGCACCGCTTCGAGAGCGGGCTGCGGCTCTCCGCGTGGCCGGACCGGTGA
- a CDS encoding rhamnogalacturonan acetylesterase: MRRAGSVLLAACTAAAALATLAAAPARAEGRLAAGRDHCTGTAPVVCHFDVAPGTYRVRALLGGGAEAGSTAVTAESRRSVLAETPNAAGGTVRRTFTVDVRDPEGEPTGATGSPGLDLTFGGAAPQLASLHVERVRVPQILLAGDSTVCDQPGDPYSGWGQQLPQYLTDRLSVANYADSGESSQTFRDNPALFPALRGRIRHGDLVLVQLAHNDKQTDRDTYRANLTAMIEDVRAEGGRPVLVTPVVRRWFNTDGTLDNGTALLVNGLGVDLPAEVRALAGEQDTPLVDLTALTKARVEELGPEGSKALYLYDEKRDNTHTSARGATEYAALVLGELRARGLVPARAVR; encoded by the coding sequence ATGCGCCGAGCTGGTTCCGTCCTGCTGGCCGCCTGCACCGCCGCTGCCGCCCTGGCCACCCTCGCGGCCGCTCCGGCCCGGGCCGAGGGCCGCCTCGCGGCCGGGCGGGACCACTGCACCGGCACCGCCCCCGTCGTCTGCCACTTCGACGTCGCCCCCGGCACCTACCGCGTCCGCGCCCTCCTCGGGGGCGGTGCGGAGGCCGGCTCCACGGCGGTCACCGCGGAGTCCCGCAGATCCGTGCTCGCCGAGACCCCGAACGCCGCCGGTGGCACCGTCCGCCGCACCTTCACCGTGGACGTGCGTGATCCCGAGGGTGAGCCCACCGGCGCCACCGGCAGTCCGGGGCTCGACCTCACCTTCGGCGGCGCCGCCCCGCAGCTCGCCTCGCTGCACGTGGAGCGAGTCCGGGTGCCCCAGATCCTGCTGGCCGGCGACTCCACCGTCTGTGACCAGCCGGGTGACCCCTACTCGGGCTGGGGCCAGCAGCTCCCGCAGTACCTCACCGACCGGCTGTCCGTAGCCAACTACGCGGACTCAGGCGAGAGTTCGCAGACGTTCCGGGACAACCCCGCGCTCTTCCCGGCCCTCCGGGGCCGCATCCGCCACGGCGACCTCGTGCTCGTCCAGCTCGCCCACAACGACAAGCAGACCGACCGCGACACCTACCGCGCCAACCTCACCGCGATGATCGAGGATGTGCGGGCCGAGGGGGGACGCCCCGTGCTCGTCACGCCGGTCGTCCGCCGCTGGTTCAACACCGACGGCACCCTCGACAACGGCACCGCACTGCTGGTCAACGGCCTGGGCGTCGACCTGCCCGCCGAGGTGCGCGCGCTCGCCGGTGAACAGGACACCCCGCTCGTCGACCTCACCGCCCTCACGAAGGCCCGGGTCGAGGAACTCGGCCCCGAGGGGTCCAAGGCGCTCTACCTCTACGACGAGAAGCGCGACAACACCCACACCTCGGCGCGCGGTGCCACCGAGTACGCCGCGCTCGTCCTCGGTGAACTGCGGGCGCGGGGGCTGGTCCCGGCGCGCGCGGTCCGATGA
- a CDS encoding glycoside hydrolase family 43 protein yields MREAEVPSRRTVLRGALAAGALTAAPGVAHAAEARAPYRNPLVEQRADPHITRHTDGRYYFTASAPEYDRIILRSSRTLRGLGTAGETVIWTRHTTGEMAAHIWAPELHRIRDRWYIYFAAAPADDVWKIRIWVLENANPDPFRGTWTEKGRLTTAWDTFSLDAHTFTHRGDRYLAWAQYEPGLDNNTGLFLSRMADPLTLTGPQIRLSTPEYDWECVGFKVNEGPAVIRRNGRVFMTYSASATDANYCMGLLTADADGDLMDPRSWTKSPEPVFASSEESGQYGPGHNCFTVAEDGRTDVLVYHARPYREITGDPLHDPNRHTRVQPFGWRADGTPDFGVPVRS; encoded by the coding sequence ATGAGAGAAGCCGAAGTGCCCAGCCGCAGGACCGTGCTCAGGGGGGCCCTGGCCGCCGGGGCGCTGACCGCCGCACCCGGCGTCGCGCACGCCGCGGAGGCGCGGGCCCCGTACCGCAATCCACTGGTCGAGCAGCGCGCGGACCCGCACATCACCCGGCACACCGACGGCCGCTACTACTTCACCGCCAGCGCCCCCGAGTACGACCGCATCATCCTGCGTTCCTCCCGCACCCTGCGCGGCCTGGGCACCGCCGGGGAAACGGTGATCTGGACCAGGCACACCACCGGGGAGATGGCCGCCCACATCTGGGCGCCGGAACTCCACCGCATCCGCGACAGGTGGTACATCTACTTCGCCGCGGCCCCGGCCGACGACGTCTGGAAGATACGCATCTGGGTGCTGGAGAACGCGAACCCCGACCCGTTCCGCGGCACATGGACCGAGAAGGGCCGGCTCACCACCGCCTGGGACACCTTCTCCCTCGACGCCCACACCTTCACCCACCGCGGCGACCGCTACCTCGCCTGGGCGCAGTACGAGCCGGGACTCGACAACAACACCGGGCTCTTCCTCTCGCGGATGGCCGACCCCCTCACGCTCACCGGACCGCAGATCCGGCTCAGCACACCCGAGTACGACTGGGAGTGCGTCGGCTTCAAGGTCAACGAGGGCCCTGCGGTGATCAGGCGGAACGGCCGTGTCTTCATGACGTACTCCGCGAGCGCGACCGACGCCAACTACTGCATGGGCCTGCTCACCGCCGACGCCGACGGCGACCTGATGGACCCGCGTTCCTGGACCAAGTCCCCGGAGCCCGTCTTCGCGAGCAGCGAGGAGTCGGGTCAGTACGGCCCCGGCCACAACTGCTTCACGGTCGCCGAGGACGGCCGCACCGACGTGCTCGTCTATCACGCCCGGCCGTACAGGGAGATCACCGGCGACCCGCTGCACGACCCCAACCGCCACACCCGTGTCCAGCCGTTCGGCTGGCGCGCGGACGGCACTCCCGACTTCGGAGTCCCCGTGCGCTCGTGA
- a CDS encoding alpha-L-arabinofuranosidase C-terminal domain-containing protein has translation MPHPHLWPRLTVPVIALLLGTLVAAPTRADDGQSEAEATDYSLTVHPDRTGPAISESMYGVFYEDINHAADGGLYAELVQNRSFEYDRADNAAYSPMTAWSGTSAAGGTGTATTVDDGGRLGERNRRHLRLDLDGTGGRGAGFGVTNSGYNQGLTLRKGERYDFSVWARTDRPGGTPLTVGATTADGTALTAPLRITARGDRWKKYTGTLTARTSAPDGRLTVTAGGSGTVRLDMISLFPHDTYKGRPNGLRKDLAEKTAALDPGFLRFPGGCLVNTGSHEAYEAPGFERKRSYQWKETIGPVEQRPVNANFWGYNQTYGLGYYEYFQFAEDIGAMALPVVPALVTGCGQNKATDDPDLLERHIQDTLDLIEFANGPARSTWGAKRAAMGHPAPFGLTHLEVGNEENLPDEFFARFTEFREAIEARYPDITVISNSGPDDSGATFDRAWQLNRDAGVAMVDEHYYNSPQWFLENNARYDAYDRQGPKVFLGEYASLDNRFSNALAEAAYMTGLERNADVVELASYAPLLADTNDAQWRPDMIWFDNEKSWGSANYEVQKLFMNNVGDRVVPSTASSTPATTEPITGAVGLSTWATSAAYDDVEVTAEDGTRLLADDFSGGDAQWTKAAGRGTWAVEDGAYVQSDEDAEDTLVMAGDTGWQNYDMKVRATKKSGEEGFLVAFGVKDTGNTYWWNLGGWGNTRSAVEKAVDGAKQTMAEDTTTIGTGRAYDIHIQVRGRQVTLFLDGEQWGTFTDDKPAEPFRQVVTRDDATGELVVKVVNAQAADARTRIDLGAEPASRTARLTTLQAAPDAVNTADDRPVAPRRSTLRVDGRVLTHTFPAHSVTFLRIRE, from the coding sequence ATGCCGCACCCGCACCTGTGGCCGAGACTCACCGTCCCGGTCATCGCCCTCCTGCTCGGCACGCTGGTGGCAGCACCCACCCGCGCCGACGACGGCCAGTCCGAGGCGGAGGCGACCGACTACTCCCTGACCGTCCACCCCGACCGCACGGGCCCCGCCATCAGCGAGTCGATGTACGGCGTCTTCTACGAGGACATCAACCACGCGGCGGACGGCGGTCTCTACGCCGAACTCGTCCAGAACCGGTCCTTCGAGTACGACCGCGCCGACAACGCCGCCTACTCGCCGATGACCGCGTGGAGCGGGACCTCTGCCGCAGGCGGCACGGGCACCGCCACGACCGTGGACGACGGCGGACGGCTCGGTGAACGCAACCGGCGCCATCTCCGTCTCGACCTGGACGGCACCGGAGGCCGCGGAGCAGGCTTCGGAGTCACCAACTCCGGCTACAACCAGGGCCTGACCCTGCGCAAGGGGGAGCGCTACGACTTCTCCGTCTGGGCCCGCACCGACCGCCCCGGGGGCACCCCCCTGACCGTCGGGGCGACCACGGCGGACGGCACCGCCCTCACCGCGCCCCTGCGCATCACGGCGCGCGGCGACCGCTGGAAGAAGTACACCGGAACCCTCACCGCCCGCACCTCCGCGCCGGACGGCCGGCTCACCGTCACGGCGGGCGGCAGCGGCACCGTACGGCTCGACATGATCTCGCTCTTCCCCCACGACACGTACAAGGGCCGGCCGAACGGCCTGCGCAAGGACCTGGCGGAGAAGACCGCCGCCCTGGACCCCGGCTTCCTGCGCTTCCCCGGAGGCTGCCTCGTCAACACCGGCAGCCACGAGGCCTACGAGGCGCCCGGCTTCGAGCGCAAGCGCTCCTACCAGTGGAAGGAGACCATCGGCCCGGTCGAGCAGCGTCCCGTCAACGCCAACTTCTGGGGCTACAACCAGACCTACGGCCTGGGTTACTACGAGTACTTCCAGTTCGCCGAGGACATCGGGGCGATGGCCCTGCCCGTCGTGCCCGCCCTCGTCACCGGCTGCGGCCAGAACAAGGCGACCGACGACCCGGACCTGCTGGAACGGCACATCCAGGACACCCTCGATCTGATCGAGTTCGCCAACGGCCCGGCGCGTTCCACCTGGGGCGCCAAACGTGCGGCGATGGGTCACCCCGCGCCGTTCGGCCTCACCCACCTGGAGGTCGGCAACGAGGAGAACCTCCCCGACGAGTTCTTCGCCCGCTTCACCGAGTTCCGTGAAGCGATCGAGGCCAGGTACCCCGACATCACCGTGATCAGCAACTCCGGCCCCGACGACAGCGGCGCCACCTTCGACCGTGCCTGGCAGCTCAACCGTGACGCGGGCGTCGCCATGGTCGACGAGCACTACTACAACAGCCCGCAGTGGTTCCTGGAGAACAACGCGCGCTACGACGCCTACGACCGCCAGGGCCCGAAGGTGTTCCTCGGCGAGTACGCCTCCCTCGACAACCGCTTCTCCAACGCCCTCGCCGAGGCGGCCTACATGACGGGCCTGGAACGCAACGCCGACGTCGTGGAACTCGCCTCCTACGCCCCGCTGCTCGCCGACACGAACGACGCGCAGTGGCGGCCCGACATGATCTGGTTCGACAACGAGAAGTCATGGGGGTCGGCCAACTACGAGGTGCAGAAGCTCTTCATGAACAACGTCGGCGACCGCGTCGTACCGAGCACCGCCTCCTCGACACCCGCGACCACGGAACCGATCACCGGCGCCGTGGGCCTGTCGACCTGGGCGACCAGCGCCGCGTACGACGACGTCGAGGTCACCGCGGAGGACGGCACCCGGCTCCTGGCCGACGACTTCTCCGGCGGCGACGCGCAGTGGACGAAGGCGGCGGGACGCGGCACCTGGGCCGTCGAGGACGGGGCGTACGTCCAGTCCGACGAGGACGCCGAGGACACCCTGGTCATGGCGGGGGACACCGGCTGGCAGAACTACGACATGAAGGTCAGGGCCACCAAGAAGTCGGGCGAGGAGGGCTTCCTCGTCGCCTTCGGGGTCAAGGACACCGGGAACACCTACTGGTGGAACCTCGGCGGCTGGGGCAACACCCGCTCCGCCGTGGAGAAGGCGGTGGACGGCGCCAAACAGACGATGGCGGAGGACACCACCACGATCGGGACGGGGCGCGCGTACGACATCCACATCCAGGTGCGCGGCCGGCAGGTCACCCTCTTCCTCGACGGCGAGCAGTGGGGCACCTTCACCGACGACAAACCCGCCGAACCCTTCCGGCAGGTGGTCACCCGCGACGACGCCACGGGTGAACTCGTCGTCAAGGTCGTGAACGCACAGGCGGCGGACGCCAGGACCCGGATCGACCTGGGGGCGGAGCCGGCCTCACGGACCGCCCGGCTCACCACGCTCCAGGCCGCTCCGGACGCGGTGAACACCGCCGACGACCGGCCGGTGGCTCCGCGGAGATCGACCCTGCGGGTGGACGGGCGGGTACTCACCCATACCTTCCCGGCGCATTCCGTGACCTTCCTGCGCATCAGGGAGTAG
- a CDS encoding M20/M25/M40 family metallo-hydrolase: protein MSETNTARAGIGETAENEVVDLCRDLIRIDTSNYGDHSGPGERAAAEYIAEKLAEVGLEPKIFESHKGRASTVARIEGEDPSKPALLIHGHTDVVPANAADWTHDPFSGEIADGCVWGRGAVDMKDMDAMTLAVVRDRMRSGRKPPRDIVLAFLADEEAGGTFGARYLVDNHRDLFDGVTEAIGEVGGFSFTVNENLRLYLVETAQKGMHWMRLTVDGTAGHGSMTNDDNAITELCEAVGRLGRHKWPVRVTKTVRSFLDELSDALGTPLDPEDMDATLAKLGGIAKMVGATLRNSAAPTMLGAGYKVNVIPGQATAHVDGRFLPGYEEEFLADLDRILGPRVRREDVHGDKALETSFDGSLVDAIQLALKAEDPIARAVPYMLSGGTDAKSFDDLGIRCFGFAPLKLPPELDFAGMFHGVDERVPVDGLKFGARVLDRFIDHS from the coding sequence GTGAGCGAGACCAACACGGCCCGGGCCGGCATCGGCGAGACCGCCGAGAATGAGGTCGTGGACCTCTGTCGTGACCTGATCCGGATCGACACCAGCAATTACGGCGACCACTCCGGCCCCGGGGAACGGGCCGCCGCCGAGTACATCGCCGAGAAGCTCGCCGAGGTCGGGCTGGAGCCGAAGATCTTCGAGTCCCACAAGGGCCGCGCCTCCACCGTGGCCCGGATCGAGGGGGAGGACCCCTCCAAGCCGGCGCTGCTGATCCACGGGCACACCGACGTGGTGCCGGCCAACGCGGCGGACTGGACGCACGACCCGTTCTCCGGCGAGATCGCGGACGGCTGTGTGTGGGGACGCGGCGCGGTCGACATGAAGGACATGGACGCGATGACCCTCGCGGTCGTACGCGACCGCATGCGCAGCGGCCGCAAGCCCCCGCGCGACATCGTGCTGGCCTTCCTGGCCGACGAGGAGGCGGGCGGCACCTTCGGCGCCCGGTATCTCGTCGACAACCACCGGGACCTCTTCGACGGCGTCACCGAGGCGATCGGTGAGGTCGGCGGCTTCTCGTTCACCGTCAACGAGAACCTGCGCCTCTATCTGGTGGAGACCGCGCAGAAGGGCATGCACTGGATGCGGCTCACCGTGGACGGCACCGCCGGTCACGGCTCCATGACCAACGACGACAACGCCATCACCGAGCTCTGCGAGGCCGTCGGCCGGCTGGGCCGGCACAAGTGGCCGGTCCGGGTGACCAAGACCGTACGGTCCTTCCTCGACGAGCTGTCCGACGCGCTGGGCACCCCGCTCGACCCGGAGGACATGGATGCGACGCTCGCCAAGCTCGGCGGCATCGCCAAGATGGTCGGCGCCACCCTGCGGAACTCCGCCGCGCCCACCATGCTCGGCGCCGGCTACAAGGTGAACGTGATCCCCGGCCAGGCCACCGCGCACGTCGACGGGCGCTTCCTGCCCGGTTACGAGGAGGAGTTCCTGGCCGACCTCGACCGGATCCTCGGGCCGCGGGTCAGGCGCGAGGACGTGCACGGCGACAAGGCGCTGGAGACGAGCTTCGACGGGTCCCTGGTGGACGCGATCCAGCTCGCGCTCAAGGCCGAGGACCCGATCGCCCGTGCCGTGCCCTACATGCTCTCCGGCGGCACCGACGCGAAGTCCTTCGACGACCTCGGCATCCGCTGCTTCGGCTTCGCGCCGCTGAAGCTGCCGCCGGAGCTGGACTTCGCCGGCATGTTCCACGGAGTGGACGAGCGGGTGCCGGTCGACGGCCTGAAGTTCGGCGCACGGGTGCTCGACCGGTTCATCGACCACTCCTGA
- the chpH gene encoding chaplin ChpH encodes MIKKVVAIAAATGGLVLAGAGMASADAGAQAAAIGSPGVLSGNVVQVPVHVPVNVCGNTISVIGLLNPAFGNTCVNA; translated from the coding sequence ATGATCAAGAAGGTCGTCGCAATCGCGGCTGCTACCGGTGGTCTCGTGCTCGCGGGTGCGGGTATGGCTTCCGCCGACGCCGGTGCCCAGGCTGCCGCCATCGGCAGCCCCGGCGTGCTCTCGGGCAACGTCGTCCAGGTGCCGGTCCACGTTCCGGTGAACGTGTGCGGCAACACGATCTCCGTGATCGGGCTGCTGAACCCCGCCTTCGGCAACACCTGCGTCAACGCGTGA
- a CDS encoding chaplin — MRQVTRKGLITMAAAGGVLALGGGYAHADAGAAGAASGSPGVLSGNSIQVPIDVPVNVCGNSVDVGGLLNPTSGNDCGNGTSESGHAHTSDGGPSSGHGSGSRASGHERASDSGAGTGRHRASGTSAQAETKGSPGILSGNQVQVPVEIPLNVCGNSVTVGGLLNPVFGNGCENDTETVPPPVVPQTPHTPEKPVTPDAPPAPETQLVPGEQLAHTGGGGLDLLIPASAGMLLAGAGTVLYRRSRGAAQR; from the coding sequence ATGCGACAGGTCACACGTAAAGGCCTGATCACCATGGCAGCGGCAGGCGGAGTGCTCGCGCTCGGCGGCGGTTACGCGCACGCCGACGCGGGGGCGGCCGGCGCCGCGTCGGGTTCACCGGGAGTGCTCTCGGGGAACTCGATCCAGGTCCCGATCGATGTACCCGTCAACGTGTGCGGAAACTCCGTGGACGTCGGCGGTCTGCTCAACCCCACGAGCGGAAACGACTGCGGAAACGGAACTTCGGAGTCCGGCCACGCGCACACCTCCGACGGCGGTCCCTCGTCCGGCCACGGCTCCGGGAGCCGGGCGTCCGGGCACGAGCGGGCGAGCGACAGCGGGGCGGGCACGGGCAGGCACCGCGCCTCCGGTACCTCGGCCCAGGCGGAGACGAAGGGATCCCCCGGGATCCTCTCCGGCAACCAGGTGCAGGTGCCGGTGGAGATCCCGCTGAACGTCTGCGGCAACAGCGTCACCGTCGGCGGACTGCTCAACCCGGTCTTCGGCAACGGCTGCGAGAACGACACGGAGACGGTCCCGCCTCCCGTCGTGCCGCAGACCCCCCACACTCCGGAGAAGCCGGTCACGCCGGACGCCCCTCCGGCCCCCGAGACCCAGCTGGTGCCGGGCGAGCAGCTCGCGCACACCGGCGGGGGCGGGCTCGACCTGCTCATCCCGGCGAGCGCGGGCATGCTGCTCGCAGGTGCGGGCACGGTGCTCTACCGGCGTTCGCGCGGCGCCGCGCAGCGGTAG
- a CDS encoding DUF5703 family protein, whose protein sequence is MPEYEFIDVYVPRGVSRKEAARLLTDHAEYGHWELDRLTLRLDGSRRVRLRRRIIRQLRPTW, encoded by the coding sequence ATGCCGGAATACGAATTCATCGACGTGTACGTGCCGCGCGGGGTGTCCCGCAAGGAGGCGGCCCGCCTGCTGACCGACCATGCCGAGTACGGGCACTGGGAGTTGGACCGCCTGACGCTGCGCCTTGACGGCAGCCGCCGGGTGCGGCTGCGCCGCCGCATCATCCGCCAGCTCCGGCCCACCTGGTAG